The DNA segment CCAGTTTATCAAAAGTCCGGACCGTAATATTGCTGAACTGGCGATTACACTATCCACATCCCCTTATATATTAAGTGAGAACTGGGAAAATAAGCATAACATTTATGTAAGGGACGAGACCGTAAACCTGAAGGCAACGATTTTGGGCGGCTTGTTTCACCTGAAAAAAACGAAAATTGCCGGTATCCTTTCGGCAATTTCCAAAGAAATAAAAACAGAAACAGATCCGGTGAACCTGGAAATCCTGATGCAAAGGTTTGTATTGATGAAGGGCGTTGAGCGTGAGATTTCCAAGCACCTGGGCATCACAATTTTAAAATAGATGGCTACACATAACGACCTGGGCTGGCGTGGAGAACAAATTGCCGTTGAATACCTGGAAAACCTGGGTTACCGTATTTTAAACAGAAACTGGAAATGTGCCAGAGCGGAGGTAGATGTGATTGCAGATCAGGAAGGAAAGCTCATTTTTGTAGAAGTAAAGACCCGGAGCTCTACAGATTATGGCCAGCCTGAAGAATTTGTAAGTTATAAAAAGGAACGGCAGCTGGAGTTTGCTTCATCAGCTTATATTGAAATGAGGAACCATCAGGGAGAGATTCGTTTTGATATTATTGCAATTGTTTTTGAAAATAAAGACATTTA comes from the Pedobacter heparinus DSM 2366 genome and includes:
- a CDS encoding YraN family protein is translated as MATHNDLGWRGEQIAVEYLENLGYRILNRNWKCARAEVDVIADQEGKLIFVEVKTRSSTDYGQPEEFVSYKKERQLEFASSAYIEMRNHQGEIRFDIIAIVFENKDIYKINHIEDAFWPS